A window of Pectobacterium carotovorum genomic DNA:
GCCGTAACGCACCCGATACGGATTGGCGCTGCACGCTACCAGTTGCCAACGCGTAAAAGCCAATAACCTGATTCCCACCCGATTCACACACGACAAAAGTGCGTGATGCACCAATGGTTTGATTCTTGAGCGCCTTACGCTTCAGCCAGTCGTCCAGTGACGGTTCTGAACTTCGGAAATCAACAACGGCATGCTGAGGTAATAATAATTCAGGTGCCATTATTCCCACGGTGATTTCCTGTCTAATAACGCCTGTAACCGTTCATTGGTTGCGACAGGTTTTTCCAGCGCGGTAATAAAAGCATTAAATTGTGAGTCATCAACCAGAAACAGGCGTTGATCCAATAGCACCTCTTCTGCCTCACGACATGCAGCCTCAAGGATAAAATCAGTACGTGACTTTGAAAGCAGCTTCGCGGCAACGTCTATCAGTTCCCGTTGTGATGATTTAGCCCGAATGTTGATCGGCGCTTCTTTCGCTTCTGTTCTCACAACCGCCTCCTGTATAGCTAATCGTTATACAAAAATCATAATCAATTGTGTAGTAAATAGCTATACACTTCTTAAATCTCACTATAGAGTGATGAGCGACTCATCACCTGTTCACCAACTCACCACCCATTAATCTGTTGATTATTAAAAATAAAAAACTTTGGTGAAGAGGGTGAACAGTTTTGTACAAAATCTTTTTATTTTGGCTACTGACGGTTACATGACGAACGGCGCTTTACGTCACAGGGAATTTTATCGATCTAGCGGGCGGGAAATAAAACATCCCTCTTATCTTCGCTAATTTCTTATACACAAATGCTGCCAATTATTACGGCTTTTGCCGTTATCCAGCGTAAAAATTATGCAGCGGTGGGCGTGACCGCCGAGTGAGCGGCATGGATGCCGCGAAAGTCAGTGCCGCGTCGGACAAAAACGTCAGGGACGTTTTTGAACAGCACTTGTGCTGGCCCGAAGGGCGAGCCACATTTATGGGGCGAGTAAACGCGTCACTGACGGCTCGAATCGCGGTCATGAACACCGATGGCACCGCGCAGCGGCATAATTTAGCCGGAAGCCTGGGTTCGCAGGGCGGCGGCGACTGAGCGCCCTGCGTCGGGCGCGTATACGGTATCGCATATGAATAGCGACGGTGTGGCGCACGAAACTGCCCCTTAGCCAGCATAACCGATATGACTAAGAGGCAACGCTCGCGTTAATCCAGTTACAGATACACCCGCAGGTATTCCGCCAGACAGAGGATCGCCATCGCCTGACCGTAAGGCATGGAGGTCAGGGCGATGTTGCGGTAGAAATCCAGATCGTTGCCCATCGCGGTGCCGAATGACACCTGCGTCAGCTCACCGTCCTTATTGACGTGATTAATCACGCCACGAATCGCTTTCTCCGCCACCTCAGCGTAGCTCGGGTCGACGTAGCGTTTGCGTACCGCTTTCAGGATACCGTAGGCAAAACCAGCGGTTGCCGAGCTTTCAAGGTATGAATTCGGATCGTCGATTAGCGTATGCCACAGGCCGCTGTCATCCTGATATTTTGCCAATGCTTCAATCTGGCTTTCCAGCACCTGCAACAGGAAGCGACGCGTCGCGTTGTGTTCTGGCAGATCCAGCAGTTCGATAAATTCAGGAATAACGATCGTCAACCAGCTGTTGCCACGCGCCCAGCGAGCCTTAGCGTAGTTGTGCTGCCCTTCGAACGTCCAGCCGTGGAACCACAGGCCGCTTTCGCGATCCATCAGGTATTGCACGTGCAGCAGGAACTGATACGTGGCTTCTTCTACAAATTCCGGTCGATTTAGCAGCTTGCCGATTTTCGCCAGCGGCAGCACGCTCATCATCAGCGTGTCGTCCCACAGCTGCTGGTGGTTTTCATTGTTATAAACAATGTGCTGCAAGCCTTGCTTGTCCGTGCGCGGCATTTCATACATCACCCACTCCGCCCAGCGCTCCAGATACGGCAGCCAGCGGGCATCGCCCGTTTCTTCATAACGATAAGCCAGCGTCAGGAACGGGCATACGGTGTTCACGTTCTTCGTCGGCGTACCTTCCGCCAGACGCTCGGTAAACCAGTCGTCGATGATGGCGCGCATCTGCTCATCACCCGTTTGCTGGTAATACTGATAAATCCCGTACAGCCCGATGCCGTGCGTCCATTCCCATCCCGCCCAGCCTTTGGTATCAATCACACGACCATCGTCCAGCCGTAACAAGAACTCACCGGTTTTGTCCTCAATATTCACCAGATTGTCGGTGATACGGCAAATCAGCGCTTTCAGATCCTCGCGGGAGATGAAGCGTTCTGGCTGACGTAAAAGCGGGCTATGTTTTACACTGAATACGGTCATAGTCATTCATCCAATTGAGTTATCAGTTAACAGTTCAATACAGTTACGGCTGTGTGGCGTGCGTGACCGGCTTGTCGCCTTTGTGGCGGTTCAGATAGCCGATATTGTTGTTGCCCCACAGCGATTCATACGGCATACCAGCCAGCATTTCGACCGTTGCGCGCGCCTGCGGCGTAATCTTCTCCGGCACAGGACGCCCGGCTTCACGCATTTTCAGCGTCTCTTCACGCAACACGCTGTGCGTTTGCAGGTTGAGTTTAAAGCGCAGAGAAACCAGGAAGCCCAGCGCCAGCACGCCCACGGTGCCGAAGCTCAAAATCATCAGAATCGTGTGGCTGACGCCCGGTGCCTGTACGCTTTGCCCGGATACGAAGCCGGAGAGCTGTAACACCACGCCCACCAGCATCACCGCACCAGCCTGAGAGGCTTTGCGAGTCAGCGTCATAATCCCGGCGAAGATCCCTTCGCGACGCTGTGCGGTGATCACTTCATCCACATCCGCGATGTAAGTGTAGGTGTTCCACGGTACGTAGTTGATCCCGCCGCGCCCGATGCCCGCCAGCGCAGAAATCAACAGCAGCAGAGAGAAGGTGTCATGCAGACCGCTGTACCACAGGACCGCATAGGAAAGCGCACTCACGCCAAAAAGGCACACGACCAATCGGTAAGACGGGGCCGGCCCAAAGCGAATACACAGCGGAATCATGCCGATAACCGCGATAAATTGCAGAATCGCCATCGTTCCCATCAGGTTCGACGCCATCGTCGGGCTTTGCATCAGCACAAAGACCACGTAGTAAGTGAACACGGCGTTAAACACGTCCTGCGCGATATACCCGCCCAGATACATTCCGAGATGCTGACGGAAAATACGAATACGCAGAGTGGAAACCAGCTCAACGTTCAGCCGTTTCAGGCTTTGGCCTAACGTCAGAGACTGACGCTCTTTCTCCGCCCGCAGCGACGCTTCCGACATCTGATCGCGCGGCCGTTCCCAGGTAAAGAAATAGACCAGCGTCAGCACCAGCGCACAGATAACGGAGAACACCAGACTCGAATAGAAGAAGGACACCGCATTGTCTTTGCCAAAGTAGCCCAGCAGGATGCCCGGCAGAAACGCGGCCAAAATCGCAGACAGCTGCGCCAGCGCGATACGTGCGCCGGAGAACTTGGTCTTCTGTTTGAAGTCATCAGTCATTTCCGGCACCAGCGTTTCATACGGCACCAGCACCATCGTATAAACGACATCGAACAGCAGGTACGTCAGCAGATAGTACCAATAGCCCATATCCCCGACCCACATGAAGCTGTAGCTGAACACGAAGGGAATACCGAGCAGAATAAAGAACTTACGGCGGCCAAAGCGTTTGCCCAGCCAGGTTGAACCAAAGTTATCGGTCAGGAAGCCCATCAGCGGGCTGACGACGGCATCGAGCACGCGCGCCATCGCAAAAATAAACGTTGCCTCAATCGGCGTTAAGCCACAGAACGTGGTGTAAAAATAGAGTAACCAGGCAGCCGTCAGCGCGGTGGTACCCGCACCAAGAAAGTCCCCTGAACCGTAGGCTAAATAGTTAGCCAAACCGATCTTACGCGTTTTCATCGCCATCCTTCCCCGAACATTTTTAATTATGAAGGTGTCACGCTGATACGGTAGCGCCCGGCGATCGTGAAAACCTTTGCGCTTTTGCCACCACGCGCCCCACGCTGGCAGCACAGGGAAGATTGGTGCGATCCGCTTCAAAGATTTTATAAAAAGCGATTTTAACTGAACGAAACTAGCAGTTCGTTTATGGCGATCACAGGATAGAAGATAGGAAGTCAGCGGGAAGAAGGGCAACGTCGCCAACGGACGTTGCCTTGTGATGTCTTGAAAAATGGCGTTTTTTTTAGCAGAGACTAGCGCTATTCAGCGTGCTGCAGTCGCCACAGGAAGGTTTGCCGCGCGTGGGCTAAACGCGGCTGGCGCAGAGCACCTGGCACCCAGGCCAGATAGTAATCCAGCTGCGTTGTGCCAACGGGAGGCGGAATAATGGCAAGCTCCCCCGCATCCAGCAGGTCCTGACATAAATACACCGGCATCACCGTCCAGCCAAATCCACTGGTTAGCACGCGACGCAGCGCACGCAGATCCTGACTCACCACGGCAGGCACCAGTCCCTTCTCCTCCATGCGGTTCTTCTTCAACCAGTGATCGATTAGAGGAAACTCAAGGTCATACGCCAGCATCGGTTCCTGCGCCATCGCCTGCGGCAGATCGCCCGTCTGCAATAGTCGTTCGACAATCGCAGGCGCCGCCACCGCCTGTAATGTCGCACTCTTCAACAGATCGCTTTTCAACCGCTTATCCGTCACCGGGTGCGCCGTTATGCCCAAATCACAGTGCCCTTCAAGCAGCATTTGTTTAATCAAATCGCCGTCGCCAGTATGCATGTGCACCCGCACACCCGCTTCAAGCAGCGGTAACAGCTGTTCCGACACCACTTCGGCCATGAAATCCGCATGGCCAATGATATGCAGCGTCCCCGCGACGTCCATCGATCTTGCGCGGGCGGAAGCCAGCGCCGCCTCGGCCTCATCGAGCTTGTCCCCCAGATCCGCCGCTAAGTCGTCTGCCGCCGACGTTGGCGTTACGCCATTTGCCTGACGTTCAAAAAGCCGCCGCCCCACCGCCACCTCCAGCCCGGCAATATGCTGCGATACCGCAGGCTGAGTCAGATTGAGCGCGCGTGACGCACCGCTAATTGAGCGCTGCCGATAGACTTCCACAAACGTGCGTAGACGGATAAGTGACATACGATACCTATAGATATTTATACCCTAAATAATTCGAGTTTCAGGAAGGCGGCAAGAGAGCGAATCCCGATGAGCTTACTCAAGTAAGTGATTCAGGTGAGTGAACGCAGCCAACGCACATGCAACTTGAAGTATGACGGGTATGGGCCATAAAATTATTTATACCCCCCGAATAATAATCTTGTTGGCGGGCGGATCAACCCCTGCCGTATCCTTTACCCCATCTTGAGTGACCCGGAAAACCCGGCTAACTTTCTGTTTTCTCTGGTACTCGACGACGAAAAGGAGACAAAACATGTCGACACAACAATCCAAAAAGGATTTACACGCTATCCTGAATACGATGAAGCGCGCTCACATTGCCTCTGGCCCCGCCGATGCCTCACTGCGTCAAGATCGCTTACAGCGCAGCATCAACCTGCTCCGTGAAAACCATGCGGCGCTCGCGCAGGCTATGAGTGACGATTTCGGCCATCGCAGCCTGTATCACTCTTTCGCCGCCGACATCGGCATCACGCTGAAAATACTCCAGAACGCCATCGACAACGTTGAACGCTGGATGCAGCCAGAACCCGTGGATGAGCCCGCTCCCAGCATGCAGGCATGGATTCAACATCAGCCTTTGGGCGTGATTGGCGTGATCAGCCCGTGGAACTTCCCGGTGAATCTGTCGTTCGGCCCGCTGGCTGACATTTTTGCTGCCGGTAATACCGCAATTCTGAAACCGTCAGAGCTCACGCCGCGTACGTCTGAGCTGCTGGCGGAGTTGATTGCCCACTATTTTGATCCGCTGGAATTGGCCGTGGTGCTGGGTGATGCAGAAATCGGTCAAGCATTCAGCGAGCTGCCGTTCGATCATCTGGTCTTCACCGGCAGCACCGCCGTTGGGAAACTGGTGATGCGCGCGGCGGCAGAGAATCTGGTGCCGGTCACGCTGGAGCTGGGTGGCAAATCACCGGTCGTAATTGATAGCAGCGCGGATATCACTGAAGCCGTTGAACGCACGCTGACGGTGAAAACCTTCAACGCCGGACAAATCTGCCTGTCGCCGGACTATGTTCTGCTGCCCGAAGGTCAAGAGCAGGCTTTCCGCGATGCCGCAAAAGCCTTTATGCAGAAAAGCTTCCCGACGTTACAGGCGAATCCAGATTACACGTCTATCATTGCTGACAGACATTACGATCGTTTGATCCGCATCCTGAAAGAGGCTGAGCAGCAAGGCGCGACGGTCGTCAGTCTGGCACCGGAAGGCGAAGCGCCCTACGACGCC
This region includes:
- a CDS encoding glycoside hydrolase family 88 protein, giving the protein MTVFSVKHSPLLRQPERFISREDLKALICRITDNLVNIEDKTGEFLLRLDDGRVIDTKGWAGWEWTHGIGLYGIYQYYQQTGDEQMRAIIDDWFTERLAEGTPTKNVNTVCPFLTLAYRYEETGDARWLPYLERWAEWVMYEMPRTDKQGLQHIVYNNENHQQLWDDTLMMSVLPLAKIGKLLNRPEFVEEATYQFLLHVQYLMDRESGLWFHGWTFEGQHNYAKARWARGNSWLTIVIPEFIELLDLPEHNATRRFLLQVLESQIEALAKYQDDSGLWHTLIDDPNSYLESSATAGFAYGILKAVRKRYVDPSYAEVAEKAIRGVINHVNKDGELTQVSFGTAMGNDLDFYRNIALTSMPYGQAMAILCLAEYLRVYL
- a CDS encoding coniferyl aldehyde dehydrogenase; its protein translation is MSTQQSKKDLHAILNTMKRAHIASGPADASLRQDRLQRSINLLRENHAALAQAMSDDFGHRSLYHSFAADIGITLKILQNAIDNVERWMQPEPVDEPAPSMQAWIQHQPLGVIGVISPWNFPVNLSFGPLADIFAAGNTAILKPSELTPRTSELLAELIAHYFDPLELAVVLGDAEIGQAFSELPFDHLVFTGSTAVGKLVMRAAAENLVPVTLELGGKSPVVIDSSADITEAVERTLTVKTFNAGQICLSPDYVLLPEGQEQAFRDAAKAFMQKSFPTLQANPDYTSIIADRHYDRLIRILKEAEQQGATVVSLAPEGEAPYDAKSRKIAPHLVFGVSDEMTIMQEEIFGPLLPIKTYQAAEEPIHYINAHPRPLAAYLFSNDEAMQQRFASRTTSGALVINDVMTHVSIDTLPFGGVGASGIGAYHGVHGFRRFSHAKPIVIQSEDGASNLTLRAPYHEKQDAIVAALKG
- a CDS encoding DUF1778 domain-containing protein, translated to MRTEAKEAPINIRAKSSQRELIDVAAKLLSKSRTDFILEAACREAEEVLLDQRLFLVDDSQFNAFITALEKPVATNERLQALLDRKSPWE
- a CDS encoding MFS transporter, translated to MKTRKIGLANYLAYGSGDFLGAGTTALTAAWLLYFYTTFCGLTPIEATFIFAMARVLDAVVSPLMGFLTDNFGSTWLGKRFGRRKFFILLGIPFVFSYSFMWVGDMGYWYYLLTYLLFDVVYTMVLVPYETLVPEMTDDFKQKTKFSGARIALAQLSAILAAFLPGILLGYFGKDNAVSFFYSSLVFSVICALVLTLVYFFTWERPRDQMSEASLRAEKERQSLTLGQSLKRLNVELVSTLRIRIFRQHLGMYLGGYIAQDVFNAVFTYYVVFVLMQSPTMASNLMGTMAILQFIAVIGMIPLCIRFGPAPSYRLVVCLFGVSALSYAVLWYSGLHDTFSLLLLISALAGIGRGGINYVPWNTYTYIADVDEVITAQRREGIFAGIMTLTRKASQAGAVMLVGVVLQLSGFVSGQSVQAPGVSHTILMILSFGTVGVLALGFLVSLRFKLNLQTHSVLREETLKMREAGRPVPEKITPQARATVEMLAGMPYESLWGNNNIGYLNRHKGDKPVTHATQP
- a CDS encoding LysR family transcriptional regulator, encoding MSLIRLRTFVEVYRQRSISGASRALNLTQPAVSQHIAGLEVAVGRRLFERQANGVTPTSAADDLAADLGDKLDEAEAALASARARSMDVAGTLHIIGHADFMAEVVSEQLLPLLEAGVRVHMHTGDGDLIKQMLLEGHCDLGITAHPVTDKRLKSDLLKSATLQAVAAPAIVERLLQTGDLPQAMAQEPMLAYDLEFPLIDHWLKKNRMEEKGLVPAVVSQDLRALRRVLTSGFGWTVMPVYLCQDLLDAGELAIIPPPVGTTQLDYYLAWVPGALRQPRLAHARQTFLWRLQHAE